A single genomic interval of Halorubrum aethiopicum harbors:
- a CDS encoding aldo/keto reductase — translation MQHRELGTSGVEVSEIGFGAWVVGTDWWGDRSDDQAVSMVRDALDSGVTYVDTGDVYGHGESERIVGEAIADRREEVTLATKIGYDFYDNPQAGHGELPKELNEAYLREALESSLDRLDTDYVDLIQLHNANVDEVTPEVRDLLREWKSEGRVRALGWALGPSIGWLAEGDAAVEYDEFDAVQTVFNLFEQEPGRHFIDTIRETGSDTSVIARVPHSSGLLNEQVTPDTVLEDGDHRSHRPKQWYETGWEKVEAIRFLEEPEGVEGTRTLSQASIRWLLAHDEVASVTPTFRDGEDIAEWSAASEVPPISDAEYDRLEELYARNFDVDRDDGMDALRTSVDGEDIAAAGLDKRAAPY, via the coding sequence ATGCAGCACCGAGAACTCGGGACCTCCGGCGTCGAGGTGTCGGAGATCGGCTTCGGCGCGTGGGTCGTCGGGACGGACTGGTGGGGCGACCGCTCGGACGACCAGGCGGTGTCGATGGTCCGGGACGCCCTCGATTCGGGCGTCACCTACGTCGACACCGGCGACGTGTACGGCCACGGGGAGTCGGAGCGGATCGTCGGGGAGGCGATCGCGGACCGCCGCGAGGAGGTCACGCTGGCGACGAAGATCGGCTACGACTTCTACGACAACCCGCAGGCGGGCCACGGCGAGCTCCCGAAAGAGCTGAACGAGGCGTACCTCCGCGAGGCGCTCGAGTCCTCGCTCGACCGGCTCGACACCGACTACGTCGACCTGATCCAGCTCCACAACGCGAACGTCGACGAGGTGACGCCCGAGGTCCGGGACCTCCTCCGCGAGTGGAAATCGGAGGGACGGGTCCGGGCGCTCGGCTGGGCGCTCGGCCCCTCGATCGGCTGGCTCGCGGAGGGGGACGCCGCCGTCGAGTACGACGAGTTCGACGCGGTCCAGACCGTCTTCAACCTCTTCGAGCAGGAGCCGGGCCGCCACTTCATCGACACGATCCGCGAGACGGGTTCCGACACCTCCGTCATCGCCCGCGTCCCGCACTCCTCGGGGCTCCTCAACGAGCAGGTGACGCCCGACACCGTCCTGGAGGACGGCGACCACCGCTCGCACCGCCCGAAGCAGTGGTACGAGACCGGGTGGGAGAAGGTCGAGGCGATCCGCTTCCTCGAGGAGCCCGAGGGCGTCGAGGGGACCCGGACCCTGAGCCAGGCGTCGATCCGGTGGCTGCTCGCGCACGACGAGGTCGCCTCGGTGACGCCGACGTTCCGCGACGGCGAGGACATCGCGGAGTGGAGCGCCGCGAGCGAGGTCCCCCCGATCTCCGACGCCGAGTACGACCGGCTCGAGGAGCTGTACGCGCGGAACTTCGACGTGGACCGCGACGACGGGATGGACGCGCTCCGGACCTCCGTCGACGGCGAGGACATCGCGGCCGCGGGCCTCGACAAGCGCGCCGCCCCGTACTGA
- the solA gene encoding N-methyl-L-tryptophan oxidase, translating to MSAGSTVSQRTEFETVVIGIGGMGSAAVCHLAERGVDVLGIERYDVPHARGSSHGETRQYSLTQKHPDYVPLARRAGELWRELEADAGTDLFTETGSIFGGEPGSASFEHAVECCAAYDLPHTVLTGAEVNDRFPGYELPEEYRVVHQPDGGFIACERAITTYVTRAQSLGATVRARERVLDWRPTESGVVVETDRNRYAAENLVVTAGAWASEHVRLLESALKPQRRVMAWLQPEEPSKFRPENFPVFTLDSPEGNSYGFPVHEQPGFKFGRAPEHTETIDPDDWRDEPTLQDEELLRMIPERLFPDATGPTMRLTSCIVTRSLDGDFYLDTHPEYPHVSVAAGFSGIGFKYASVVGEILADLATRRETDLPIERFRLDRIA from the coding sequence GTGAGCGCCGGATCGACCGTGTCCCAGCGAACCGAGTTCGAGACCGTCGTGATCGGCATCGGCGGGATGGGCAGCGCCGCGGTGTGTCACCTCGCCGAACGGGGAGTGGACGTGCTGGGGATCGAGCGGTACGACGTCCCCCACGCGCGGGGGTCCTCCCACGGCGAGACGCGACAGTACAGCCTCACGCAGAAACATCCGGACTACGTCCCGCTCGCGAGGCGCGCGGGCGAACTGTGGCGCGAGCTCGAGGCCGACGCCGGCACCGACCTCTTCACGGAAACGGGGTCGATCTTCGGCGGGGAGCCCGGATCCGCGTCCTTCGAGCACGCCGTGGAGTGCTGTGCGGCGTACGACCTCCCGCACACCGTTCTCACGGGGGCGGAGGTCAACGACCGGTTCCCCGGGTACGAGCTCCCCGAGGAGTACCGCGTCGTCCACCAGCCGGACGGCGGGTTCATCGCCTGTGAGCGCGCGATCACGACGTACGTGACGCGGGCGCAGTCGCTGGGGGCGACCGTGCGGGCCCGCGAGCGCGTGCTGGACTGGCGGCCGACGGAGTCGGGGGTGGTCGTGGAGACCGACCGGAACCGGTACGCGGCCGAGAACCTGGTCGTGACGGCCGGCGCGTGGGCGAGCGAGCACGTTCGGCTCCTCGAGTCCGCGCTCAAGCCGCAGCGACGCGTGATGGCCTGGCTCCAACCGGAGGAGCCCTCCAAGTTCCGCCCCGAGAACTTCCCGGTGTTCACGCTCGACTCCCCGGAGGGGAACAGCTACGGATTTCCGGTCCACGAGCAGCCGGGGTTCAAGTTCGGGCGAGCCCCCGAGCACACGGAGACGATCGATCCGGACGACTGGCGGGACGAGCCCACCCTCCAGGACGAGGAGCTGTTGCGGATGATCCCGGAACGCCTCTTCCCGGACGCGACCGGTCCGACGATGCGGCTCACCTCCTGTATCGTGACCCGGTCGCTGGACGGGGACTTCTACCTCGACACCCACCCGGAGTACCCGCACGTCTCCGTCGCCGCGGGCTTCTCGGGCATCGGGTTCAAGTACGCGAGCGTGGTCGGGGAGATCCTCGCCGACCTGGCCACCCGGCGGGAGACCGACCTGCCGATCGAGCGCTTCCGGCTGGACCGGATCGCCTGA